TATGGGCATGCTGCCGTCAGCGAGCCTGAACCAGGACAAGTTTGGCATGTATGAACCAGCAGGCGGTTCCGCACCGGATATCGCAGGCAAAAACATCGCCAATCCGGTGGCACAAATCCTGTCGGCAGCCCTGATGCTGCGCTACAGCCTGGGTGAAGAAGAAGCGGCACGCGCCATTGAGCAAGCCGTCTCTCAGGCACTGGAAGCCGGTGAACTGACTGCAGATCTAGCCGGAGACCGTCCGGCACTGTCGACCGACGCCATGGGCGACAAGATCGCAGCCAACATTCGTCAGGCGTAAGCTGAACCACGAGGAGCAAACGAGCAATGTCAAACACAACAACAGGCAAAACGCTGTACGAAAAAGTTTATGATGCCCACATCGTGGTCGAGGCTGAAGGCGAAAACCCGATCCTGTATATCGACCGTCATCTGGTTCATGAAGTGACTTCTCCGCAGGCCTTTGACGGCCTGCGCGAAAAAGGCCGTCAGGTCCGCCAGACCGGCAAAACTTTTGCCACCATGGACCACAACGTCTCGACCCAGACCAAAGATATCAAGGCTTCGGGCGAGATGGCCCGCATCCAGATGGAAACGCTGGCGAAAAACTGCAAAGAATTCGGCGTCACCCTGTATGACCTGAACCACAAATATCAGGGCATCGTGCACGTCATGGGGCCGGAACTGGGGATCACCCTGCCGGGCATGACCATCGTCTGCGGCGACTCCCACACGGCTACCCATGGTGCATTCGGTTCACTGGCCTTCGGTATCGGCACGTCTGAGGTTGAACATGTGCTGGCGACCCAGACCCTGAAACAGGCCCGCGCCAAGACCATGAAAATTGAGGTCAAAGGCAAAGTCGCACCGGGGATCACTGCCAAAGACATCATTCTGGCCATCATCGGAGAAACCACTGCCGCCGGTGGAACAGGCCACGTGGTGGAATTCTGCGGCGAAGCCATTACCGACCTGACCATGGAAGGCCGGATGACGGTCTGTAACATGGCGATCGAACTGGGCGCCAAAGCCGGTCTGATTGCGCCGGACCAGACCACCTTCGACTACATTCAGGGCCGCCACTTTGCACCAGCGGATGCCAACTTTGAAGCTGCCGTCGCATACTGGAAAACCCTGAAATCTGATCCGGATGCGCAGTTCGACAAAGTCGTCACCCTGAATGCCGCAGACATCAAACCTCAGGTCACCTGGGGCACCAACCCGGGTCAGGTGATTGCGGTGGACGAGCCAATCCCGGCTCCGGAAAACTTCAGCGATCCGGTCGAGCGTGCTTCTGCCGAGAAAGCTCTGGCCTACATGGGTCTGCAGGCCGGCAAAAAACTGTCTGACTTCCCGGTCGATAAAGTCTTCATCGGCTCCTGCACCAACTCCCGCATTGAAGATATGCGTGCCGCGGCAGCCGTTGCCAAAGGCCGCAAGGTTGCACCAAACGTTCAGGCGCTGGTGGTTCCCGGCTCTGAGCAGGTGAAAGCGCAGGCGGAACAGGAAGGTCTGGACAAGATTTTCATTGAAGCCGGTTTTGAATGGCGCCTGCCGGGCTGCTCCATGTGTCTGGCGATGAACAACGACCGTCTGGGTCCCGGGGAGCGCTGCGCTTCCACCAGTAACCGGAACTTCGAAGGCCGTCAGGGCCGTGATGGCCGCACCCATCTGGTGAGCCCGGCCATGGCAGCTGCTGCAGCCTGCGCCGGTCACTTCGTGGATATCCGCGAGCTGGACCAAGAAACCCTTGCGACCGCCTAACAGAGCCACCGCCTAACAGAGAAGGAAAATACCCATGGCAGGAATTCAACAACATACCGGACTGGTGGTGCCGCTGGATGCCGCGAACGTCGACACTGACGCCATCATTCCGAAACAGTTTTTACAGAAAGTAAACCGCATTGGCTTTGGCAAGCATCTATTCCACGACTGGCGTTTTCTGGACGATGCGGGTAAGCAACCCAATCCGGAATTTGTCCTGAACTACCCGCGCTATCAGGGTGCCAGCATCTTGCTGGCCCGGGAAAACTTCGGCTGTGGTTCTTCCCGCGAACATGCCCCGTGGGCGCTGGCGGATTACGGCATCAAAGTAATGATTGCACCCAGCTTTGCCGATATCTTCTACGGTAACTCAATCAATAACCAGATGGTGCCGGTACGCCTGACAGAAACGGAAGTGGACGAAATCTTCCAGTATGTCGAAGCCAATGAAGGCGCCGAAGTGACGGTTGATCTGGAAACCATGACGGTCAGTGCCAACGGCAAATCGTATTCATTTGAAATCGACGAGTTCCGCCGCCACTGCCTGCTGAACGGTCTGGATAACATTGGCCTGACGCTGCAACACGAAGATAAAATCGCGGAATATGAAAGCAAGATCCCGGCTTTCTTAGCCTGATCTATACTCAAGAGTCAGCCTCAGACACCCTGCTCCGGCAGGGTGTTTTGTTCAGGTCTGCAGGCAAGACATCACACGAACCAGAAAGAAACGCGTTTCCTTTCGGTCTCTTAGATATCAGCCATCTACAGAGGTGTTCACATGTTTTCGTTCCGCCGGGCTCTGCCTTTATTCACTGTCCTGATTTTACTCAGCTTCTCATCAGCCCCCATGGCCGCGCCGAAAGCCGACCTCTGGCCGTTCTGGCAAACCAGCAACCCCCAAAGCACCACCACAGTAGATCACAGCGCCTGGCAAAGTCTGCTGAACACCTACCTGCTCGTCGCCCCACAACAGACCCGTTTTCG
This DNA window, taken from Photobacterium sp. CCB-ST2H9, encodes the following:
- the leuC gene encoding 3-isopropylmalate dehydratase large subunit; translated protein: MSNTTTGKTLYEKVYDAHIVVEAEGENPILYIDRHLVHEVTSPQAFDGLREKGRQVRQTGKTFATMDHNVSTQTKDIKASGEMARIQMETLAKNCKEFGVTLYDLNHKYQGIVHVMGPELGITLPGMTIVCGDSHTATHGAFGSLAFGIGTSEVEHVLATQTLKQARAKTMKIEVKGKVAPGITAKDIILAIIGETTAAGGTGHVVEFCGEAITDLTMEGRMTVCNMAIELGAKAGLIAPDQTTFDYIQGRHFAPADANFEAAVAYWKTLKSDPDAQFDKVVTLNAADIKPQVTWGTNPGQVIAVDEPIPAPENFSDPVERASAEKALAYMGLQAGKKLSDFPVDKVFIGSCTNSRIEDMRAAAAVAKGRKVAPNVQALVVPGSEQVKAQAEQEGLDKIFIEAGFEWRLPGCSMCLAMNNDRLGPGERCASTSNRNFEGRQGRDGRTHLVSPAMAAAAACAGHFVDIRELDQETLATA
- the leuD gene encoding 3-isopropylmalate dehydratase small subunit, whose product is MAGIQQHTGLVVPLDAANVDTDAIIPKQFLQKVNRIGFGKHLFHDWRFLDDAGKQPNPEFVLNYPRYQGASILLARENFGCGSSREHAPWALADYGIKVMIAPSFADIFYGNSINNQMVPVRLTETEVDEIFQYVEANEGAEVTVDLETMTVSANGKSYSFEIDEFRRHCLLNGLDNIGLTLQHEDKIAEYESKIPAFLA